In one Carassius carassius chromosome 48, fCarCar2.1, whole genome shotgun sequence genomic region, the following are encoded:
- the LOC132131134 gene encoding sentrin-specific protease 5-like translates to MRVPAANCSVRVESGPGEMPENGRSRRKRVPKTCDCCGPHGKPHVPGHQQVLKKRGRKKKEMVSQEEEVAAEEVVSSSAVDSIVICEADTASEMEEERSPKGKPDLSQTEGGSESTILVNGLENSAHANCDTKELSSTEQSRPVESSSATLNDLTKNPPDSSLISAEPDVFTHTDAMETEPSSLSTNVDKASWDHHYCKPLAGQNKNHFREETGQPSAKPPVEFTTEGIIECIHEFLEQFYGKYGSFTPLRDSDVLYHLNQTFQSDLNDRMKLITKEVAKYRAGLACAPMRFFQVTYNKHTLTLDDLSTLDDQNWVNDQVINMYGELIMEATNHKVHFFNSFFYRQFVAKGYEGVKRWTKKVDLFSKTLILIPLHLEIHWSLISLDVSKQSINIFDSQGILFKFAVDNILKYILAEAKEKKQDVFQKGWKMVINRAIPQQKNDNDCGVFVLEYCKCLAFMKPLLFTQEDMPRVRKRIYRELCERRLSDCLNQDKAS, encoded by the exons ATGAGGGTCCCGGCAGCAAACTGCTCCGTTAGGGTAGAATCAGGCCCGGGTGAGATGCCTGAGAATGGACGTTCCCGGAGGAAACGGGTGCCGAAGACGTGCGACTGCTGCGGGCCCCACGGCAAGCCCCACGTGCCAGGACACCAGCAAGTGCTGAAGAAACGTGGACGCAAGAAGAAAGAGATGGTGAGCCAAGAGGAGGAAGTGGCGGCAGAGGAGGTGGTGAGCTCGTCGGCAGTGGACTCGATTGTCATTTGTGAAGCGGACACAGCTTCTGAGATGGAGGAGGAACGGTCTCCTAAAGGGAAGCCGGACCTTTCCCAGACTGAAGGTGGGAGTGAAAGCACCATCTTGGTAAACGGCTTGGAGAACAGTGCTCATGCCAACTGTGACACCAAAGAGCTGAGCTCCACCGAGCAGAGCCGTCCCGTTGAGAGCAGTTCTGCCACACTGAATGACTTAACTAAGAACCCCCCCGATTCTTCCTTGATCAGCGCAGAGCCGGACGTTTTCACTCACACTGATGCCATGGAAACTGAGCCGTCCAGCTTGAGcactaatgtggacaaggcttccTGGGACCATCACTACTGCAAGCCCCTCGCTGGGCAGAACAAGAACCACTTCAGGGAGGAGACAGGGCAACCGTCTGCAAAGCCTCCGGTCGAATTTACAACGGAGGGCATCATCGAGTGTATTCATG AATTCCTGGAGCAGTTCTATGGGAAATATGGAAGCTTCACCCCATTAAGGGATTCTGACGTCCTCTATCACCTAAACCAGACATTTCAGTCTGATCTAAATGACAG GATGAAGCTGATAACAAAAGAAGTGGCCAAGTACAGGGCTGGTCTGGCCTGTGCTCCTATGCGTTTCTTCCAAGTGACCTACAACAAGCACACTTTGACCTTAGATGACCTTTCAACACTTGATGACCAAAACTGGGTCAATGATCAG GTGATTAACATGTATGGAGAACTGATCATGGAAGCTACAAATCATAAG GTTCATTTCttcaacagttttttttacagacaGTTTGTAGCAAAAGGTTATGAAGGAGTGAAACGATGGACCAAAAAG GTTGATCTGTTTTCTAAGACACTGATCCTGATTCCTCTGCACCTGGAGATCCACTGGTCGCTCATATCCCTGGACGTCTCCAAGCAAAGCATCAACATCTTCGACTCCCAGGGCATCCTGTTCAAGTTCGCTGTGGAT AACATCCTGAAATACATCCTGGCAGAAGCCAAGGAGAAGAAACAAGACGTCTTTCAGAAGGGCTGGAAGATGGTCATCAACAGGGCCATTCCACAGCAGAAGAACGACAATGACTGTGGGGTTTTTGTCttggag TACTGCAAGTGCCTGGCGTTCATGAAGCCCCTGCTCTTCACTCAAGAGGACATGCCACGCGTCCGCAAGAGGATCTACAGAGAGCTGTGTGAGCGCAGACTGTCCGACTGTCTAAACCAAGACAAAGCCTCATAG